The Brachybacterium huguangmaarense genome contains a region encoding:
- a CDS encoding Bax inhibitor-1/YccA family protein → MARHNIVFGKDRAFTSSGYAGFSGSQVDDRSQGGYGQAGYGQQAPAQRGYGQPYPAQPGHGQQAPASRDDLEALYARPAATGYDTGRMTMRDALNAITATLGTIIVVGFAVALLPVVLGAVAGSEGEVAGVGLASTAMFIGLLGGTVLALVNIFKKNPSPALVIAYAAFEGLLLGGISGVIDYSYSGPSVALQAVGGTLAVAGTVLVLFRAGVLRTSPRLTKIFMIAMIGYLVFGVVNIGVMIATGTSLRDGLLGLAIGAIAVVLASYSLVMDFEDITHGVKNGVPRRMAWRCAFGVAVTLVWMYLEILRILAILRNN, encoded by the coding sequence TTGGCTCGCCACAACATCGTGTTCGGCAAAGACCGAGCATTCACATCCAGCGGCTATGCGGGCTTCTCCGGCTCCCAGGTCGACGACCGGTCGCAGGGCGGCTACGGCCAGGCCGGCTACGGCCAGCAGGCGCCCGCCCAGCGAGGCTACGGACAGCCCTACCCGGCGCAGCCGGGCCACGGGCAGCAGGCGCCCGCCTCCCGCGACGACCTCGAGGCGCTGTACGCCCGTCCCGCCGCGACCGGCTACGACACCGGGCGCATGACCATGCGCGACGCCCTCAACGCGATCACGGCCACGCTCGGCACGATCATCGTGGTCGGCTTCGCGGTCGCCCTGCTGCCGGTCGTGCTCGGCGCGGTCGCCGGCTCCGAGGGCGAGGTGGCGGGCGTGGGCCTGGCCTCGACCGCCATGTTCATCGGTCTCCTCGGCGGCACGGTCCTGGCCCTCGTCAACATCTTCAAGAAGAACCCGTCGCCCGCGCTCGTGATCGCCTACGCCGCCTTCGAGGGCCTGCTCCTCGGCGGCATCTCCGGCGTCATCGACTACTCCTACTCGGGCCCGAGCGTCGCCCTGCAGGCCGTCGGCGGCACCCTCGCGGTCGCCGGCACGGTGCTCGTCCTGTTCCGCGCCGGGGTGCTGCGCACCTCGCCGCGCCTGACCAAGATCTTCATGATCGCGATGATCGGCTACCTCGTGTTCGGCGTCGTCAACATCGGGGTCATGATCGCGACCGGCACGAGCCTGCGCGACGGGCTGCTGGGCCTCGCGATCGGCGCGATCGCCGTGGTCCTCGCGTCGTACTCGCTCGTGATGGACTTCGAGGACATCACCCACGGCGTGAAGAACGGCGTCCCGCGCCGCATGGCCTGGCGCTGCGCCTTCGGTGTGGCCGTCACCCTGGTGTGGATGTACCTGGAGATCCTGCGCATCCTCGCGATCCTCCGCAACAACTGA
- a CDS encoding amino acid ABC transporter ATP-binding protein — protein sequence MSARPESPGAAGARPPLVLRGIRKTFGPLVALDDVSLEIPRGRTTVLLGPSGSGKSTLLRSINLLERPDAGTLDFGDGAVTLGGRLTGRTVRAVRGRSTMVFQQFNLFPHLTALGNVTLAPVSTRGLPRAEAEELGRTLLAKVGLAAKADAYPDRLSGGQQQRVAIARALAMEPDVLLFDEPTSALDPELAAEVVEVLADLAQEDRTLVVVTHSLAFARRVADKVVFLEDGQVLLDGGPADFFESSDERLRRFREVVASV from the coding sequence ATGTCCGCACGACCTGAGAGCCCCGGCGCGGCCGGGGCGCGCCCGCCGCTCGTGCTGCGCGGCATCCGCAAGACCTTCGGGCCGCTCGTGGCACTCGACGACGTGTCCCTCGAGATCCCGCGCGGCAGGACCACCGTGCTGCTCGGGCCGTCCGGGTCGGGCAAGTCGACGCTGCTGCGCTCGATCAACCTGCTCGAACGCCCCGATGCGGGCACCCTCGACTTCGGCGACGGCGCCGTGACGCTCGGCGGACGGCTGACCGGGCGCACCGTGCGGGCCGTGCGCGGCCGCTCGACCATGGTCTTCCAGCAGTTCAACCTGTTCCCCCACCTCACGGCGCTCGGCAACGTGACCCTCGCCCCGGTCAGCACGCGCGGCCTGCCGCGGGCCGAGGCGGAGGAGCTGGGACGGACGCTCCTGGCCAAGGTCGGGCTCGCCGCCAAGGCCGACGCCTACCCGGACCGCCTCTCGGGCGGTCAGCAGCAGCGGGTCGCGATCGCCCGGGCGCTCGCGATGGAGCCCGACGTGCTCCTGTTCGACGAGCCCACCTCCGCGCTCGACCCCGAGCTCGCCGCCGAGGTGGTCGAGGTGCTCGCGGACCTCGCCCAGGAGGACCGCACGCTCGTGGTCGTCACCCACTCGCTCGCCTTCGCCCGCCGCGTGGCCGACAAGGTCGTGTTCCTCGAGGACGGGCAGGTGCTGCTCGACGGCGGCCCCGCCGACTTCTTCGAGAGCAGCGACGAGCGGCTGCGCCGCTTCCGCGAGGTCGTCGCCTCGGTCTGA
- a CDS encoding amino acid ABC transporter permease, translating into MVRALELWVGSLPRLLEATISVTVPLSLLSFAIALVLAVVVALVRLYGPRPLAGIAWLYVWIFRGTPLVVQLFIVFFGLPNVGVVLPAFAAAVVTLALNTGAYASEAIRAAILSIPRGQFEAAQTLNLSRRATFFRVVAPQGFRIALPPLTNDFIDLVKGTSLVFAITIVDVFQVGRQIAASTFEPLILYVEVAAIYLVIVSLLSILQGWLEKRVSRHVRTT; encoded by the coding sequence ATGGTCCGCGCCCTCGAGCTCTGGGTGGGCTCGCTGCCGCGCCTGCTGGAGGCGACCATCTCGGTCACCGTCCCGCTGTCGCTGCTCTCCTTCGCGATCGCGCTCGTGCTCGCGGTGGTGGTCGCGCTCGTGCGCCTGTACGGGCCGCGACCGCTCGCCGGGATCGCCTGGCTGTACGTGTGGATCTTCCGCGGGACCCCGCTCGTGGTGCAGCTGTTCATCGTGTTCTTCGGCCTCCCCAACGTGGGCGTCGTGCTGCCGGCCTTCGCGGCCGCGGTGGTGACGCTCGCGCTCAACACCGGCGCCTACGCCTCCGAGGCGATCCGCGCCGCGATCCTGTCGATCCCGCGCGGTCAGTTCGAGGCGGCCCAGACCCTGAACCTGTCCCGCCGCGCGACGTTCTTCCGGGTGGTCGCGCCGCAGGGGTTCCGGATCGCCCTGCCGCCGCTCACCAACGACTTCATCGACCTGGTCAAGGGCACGTCGCTCGTGTTCGCCATCACCATCGTCGACGTGTTCCAGGTGGGTCGGCAGATCGCCGCCTCGACCTTCGAGCCGCTCATCCTCTACGTCGAGGTCGCGGCGATCTACCTGGTCATCGTGTCCCTGCTGAGCATCCTGCAGGGCTGGCTCGAGAAGAGGGTGTCCCGCCATGTCCGCACGACCTGA
- a CDS encoding transporter substrate-binding domain-containing protein: MTSSIRPTRRGALALGSTAALAALLAACGPSQNRSEDGSVASDGGTAATDDLLASITSSGTVRIGIEGTYKPYAYHDDSGTLVGFEKDIADAIASGLGATPQFIETEWDSLIAGLDVGKYDIVINNVGITEEREKKYLFSEPYAKVSGRVAVAKDSDIQTLADVKGRTAAQTATSNWAQAMTDLGAQILPVQGFAEGVELVVQERADAIGNDLVSFTTYLQEQPDANIRLLDEELPTDSVVGVIMPKGQEDLQAKIDEILDGMKSDGSLSAIYQQWVGTDLTPQG, encoded by the coding sequence ATGACCTCGTCGATCCGACCCACCCGCCGCGGCGCCCTCGCGCTCGGCTCCACCGCCGCCCTCGCCGCCCTGCTCGCCGCATGCGGCCCGAGCCAGAACCGCTCGGAGGACGGCAGCGTCGCGAGCGACGGCGGGACGGCCGCCACGGACGACCTGCTGGCGTCCATCACCTCCTCCGGCACGGTCCGGATCGGGATCGAGGGCACCTACAAGCCGTACGCGTACCACGACGACTCCGGCACGCTCGTCGGCTTCGAGAAGGACATCGCCGACGCCATCGCCTCGGGGCTCGGCGCGACGCCCCAGTTCATCGAGACCGAGTGGGACTCCCTCATCGCGGGGCTCGACGTCGGCAAGTACGACATCGTCATCAACAACGTCGGCATCACCGAGGAGCGCGAGAAGAAGTACCTGTTCTCCGAGCCGTACGCGAAGGTGTCGGGGCGGGTCGCCGTGGCCAAGGACTCCGACATCCAGACCCTCGCCGACGTCAAGGGCCGCACCGCCGCCCAGACCGCGACGAGCAACTGGGCGCAGGCGATGACCGACCTCGGCGCCCAGATCCTGCCCGTGCAGGGCTTCGCCGAGGGCGTCGAGCTGGTGGTCCAGGAACGCGCCGACGCGATCGGCAACGACCTCGTCTCCTTCACGACCTACCTCCAGGAGCAGCCCGACGCGAACATCCGCCTGCTCGACGAGGAGCTGCCCACCGACTCCGTCGTCGGCGTGATCATGCCCAAGGGCCAGGAGGACCTGCAGGCCAAGATCGACGAGATCCTCGACGGCATGAAGTCTGACGGCTCCCTCTCGGCGATCTACCAACAGTGGGTGGGCACCGACCTGACCCCGCAGGGCTGA
- a CDS encoding trans-sulfuration enzyme family protein: MHIDTIAVQALRDHEHGAVVPPIHLASTFELDPATEDGAYAYQRGSNPTRAQLETVIAALEGARHGFAFASGMAATGAAFSLLAGGDEVILSASVYGGTYRFVDKVFPGRGVTGRFVTDLGDLTDADFTEHTRMVFVETPANPTLRITDLRRIVDLAHSHGALVVVDNTFMTPVLQRPLALGADVVVQSATKYLAGHSDLLAGTVTTDDDELAETFALAQKALGGVLSPFDSYRLIQDIKTLPLRLERQQASAVEIAAHLAAHEDVARVLTPGSFSEAEAVLHASQASGPGAVISFELAEGLDRVAFLRALRFPAYAVSLGGVESLICRPATMTHEAMTPEDRAAAGIGDELLRLSVGIEAVADLVADLDQALAAAR, translated from the coding sequence GTGCACATCGACACCATCGCCGTGCAAGCTCTGCGCGATCACGAGCACGGTGCCGTGGTTCCCCCGATCCACCTCGCCTCGACGTTCGAGCTCGACCCCGCGACCGAGGACGGCGCCTACGCCTACCAGCGCGGCTCCAACCCCACGCGCGCCCAGCTCGAGACCGTGATCGCGGCGCTCGAGGGCGCGCGGCACGGCTTCGCGTTCGCCTCGGGCATGGCGGCCACCGGCGCGGCGTTCTCGCTGCTCGCCGGCGGCGACGAGGTGATCCTGTCCGCGAGCGTCTACGGCGGCACCTACCGCTTCGTCGACAAGGTCTTCCCGGGCCGCGGCGTCACGGGGCGCTTCGTGACCGACCTGGGGGACCTGACCGACGCGGACTTCACCGAGCACACGCGCATGGTGTTCGTCGAGACCCCGGCCAACCCGACCCTGCGGATCACCGACCTGCGGCGCATCGTCGACCTCGCGCACTCCCACGGCGCCCTCGTGGTCGTGGACAACACCTTCATGACCCCGGTCCTCCAGCGTCCGCTCGCGCTCGGCGCCGACGTGGTCGTCCAGTCGGCCACGAAGTACCTCGCCGGCCACTCCGACCTCCTGGCCGGCACCGTCACGACCGACGACGACGAGCTCGCCGAGACGTTCGCGCTCGCCCAGAAGGCGCTCGGCGGCGTGCTCTCCCCGTTCGACTCCTACCGGCTGATCCAGGACATCAAGACCCTTCCGCTGCGCCTCGAGCGCCAGCAGGCCAGCGCCGTCGAGATCGCCGCCCACCTCGCCGCCCACGAGGACGTGGCCCGCGTGCTCACCCCCGGCTCCTTCAGCGAGGCCGAGGCCGTGCTGCACGCGAGCCAGGCGAGCGGACCGGGAGCTGTGATCTCCTTCGAGCTCGCCGAGGGACTGGACCGCGTCGCGTTCCTGCGCGCCCTGCGCTTCCCTGCCTACGCGGTGAGCCTGGGCGGCGTCGAGTCGCTCATCTGCCGCCCCGCGACGATGACGCACGAGGCGATGACCCCCGAGGACCGCGCCGCCGCCGGCATCGGCGACGAGCTGCTGCGCCTGTCCGTGGGCATCGAGGCCGTCGCCGACCTCGTCGCCGATCTCGACCAGGCCCTCGCGGCCGCCCGCTGA
- a CDS encoding DinB family protein yields MPEELRRSVAFRGAHFVQCRLDGVVIRDCDVTGLQIVDSLVHDVSVSGDLRHVVVNDVDVTAYVEGELDRRHLERVLVREAETPDACRRLWPHVAELWAGTLRRARQLLEALLQQRVGDEWPFVETQRHLLFCSDAWVGSAVLEEDRPYHPLGYPDSGYPPEKAAELGLTLDARPTLDEVLRAREARAAVVGRVIAELDDDGFRRICGRRPSPEYPDQEYTVGRCLRVVLREEIEHRRYTERDLVALDHR; encoded by the coding sequence ATGCCCGAGGAGCTCCGCCGCTCCGTGGCCTTCCGCGGGGCGCACTTCGTCCAATGCCGGCTCGACGGCGTGGTGATCCGTGACTGCGACGTCACGGGGCTGCAGATCGTCGACTCGCTCGTGCACGACGTCTCCGTCTCCGGCGATCTGCGGCACGTCGTGGTCAACGACGTGGACGTGACCGCGTACGTCGAGGGCGAGCTGGACCGCCGGCATCTCGAGCGGGTCCTCGTGCGGGAGGCCGAGACCCCCGACGCCTGCCGGCGGCTCTGGCCCCACGTCGCCGAGCTGTGGGCCGGCACGCTGCGCCGTGCCCGGCAGCTGCTCGAGGCGCTCCTGCAGCAGCGGGTCGGCGACGAGTGGCCCTTCGTCGAGACCCAGCGCCACCTGCTGTTCTGCAGCGACGCGTGGGTGGGCAGCGCCGTGCTGGAGGAGGATCGGCCGTATCACCCGCTCGGCTACCCCGACTCGGGGTACCCGCCCGAGAAGGCGGCGGAGCTCGGCCTGACGCTCGATGCCAGACCCACGCTGGACGAGGTGCTCCGGGCGCGCGAGGCGCGGGCGGCGGTCGTCGGACGCGTCATCGCGGAGCTCGACGACGACGGGTTCCGGCGGATCTGCGGGCGCCGGCCCAGCCCGGAGTATCCCGACCAGGAGTACACGGTGGGTCGCTGTCTCCGGGTCGTGCTCCGCGAGGAGATCGAGCACCGCCGCTACACCGAGCGCGACCTCGTCGCGCTCGACCACCGCTGA
- a CDS encoding M23 family metallopeptidase, with protein MTASLDIAYPFTGCWIARYSPASRVPSHGTRMLASSYAIDFVPTSEDGRTAPITLGSLVRPEPADRFPGFGRPNLAPLGGVVVAAHGGEPDHPAYRGLPSVGYALTQHRRAAAGWVALAGNHVLIEHGGIVVALCHLRRGSIRVHAGQQVTTGDLLGDCGNSGNSTEPHVHVQAIDDREVERARAVRVTFGGTLPRDGEIVRA; from the coding sequence ATGACCGCCTCCCTCGACATCGCGTACCCGTTCACCGGGTGCTGGATCGCGCGGTACAGCCCGGCCAGCCGGGTGCCGAGCCACGGCACGCGCATGCTCGCCTCGAGCTACGCCATCGACTTCGTGCCGACGTCCGAGGACGGACGCACGGCGCCGATCACCCTCGGCTCGCTCGTGCGGCCCGAGCCCGCCGACAGGTTCCCCGGCTTCGGGCGCCCGAACCTGGCGCCTCTCGGCGGCGTCGTCGTCGCGGCGCACGGCGGCGAGCCGGATCATCCGGCCTATCGAGGGCTGCCGTCGGTCGGCTACGCGCTGACCCAGCACCGTCGGGCCGCCGCGGGATGGGTCGCGCTCGCCGGGAACCATGTCCTGATCGAGCACGGCGGCATCGTCGTCGCCCTCTGTCACCTGCGCCGGGGAAGCATCCGCGTGCACGCGGGCCAGCAGGTGACCACCGGCGACCTGCTCGGCGACTGCGGCAACTCGGGCAACAGCACCGAGCCCCACGTCCACGTCCAGGCGATCGACGACCGGGAGGTCGAGCGCGCCCGCGCCGTGCGCGTGACGTTCGGAGGGACGCTGCCGCGCGACGGCGAGATCGTCCGCGCCTGA
- a CDS encoding MFS transporter, giving the protein MTSARLDPRSLTQRLRPRLPRRAERPELGSAHPAPISPARRRLALFALALGGFGIGSSEFVSMGLLPGIAHSLLPGLMSASPEAGIAQAGLAISAYAAGVVVGAPTVALLAVRMSRTKLIVLLAAALLAGTVLSALMPTFELTVLARFIAGIPHGAYFGVASLIAASLMGEGSQGKGVALALSGLTVANLIGVPLLTAFGQGLGWRMSYLIIAAVFIATIALLSLSVPPQERPAERSILEELSAFRSKQVWAVAGIAAVGFSGSFAIYSYIADISQHVAGTTAAFVPVVLACAGLGMTLGNLLGGWASDRSGTRTLLIGFPAYILALVALFLFASSAPGLLVTVFFVNLANSMVTPAVQTWLIRAAGRSQVLGASLNHAAFNVANSLGAALGGAVISAGLGFRAPAVVAIFLAACGFAMVLTTLGAQRALVKRRAHAMSRVVSLDSLRGLGGAGVGAVRGREADARRGERLHATTGAIPAITGAIPVTTGALPAVC; this is encoded by the coding sequence GTGACATCAGCACGACTCGACCCCCGTTCTCTGACCCAGCGTCTGCGCCCCCGGCTCCCGCGCCGGGCAGAGCGCCCGGAGCTCGGCTCCGCACACCCGGCCCCGATCAGCCCGGCACGCCGCCGGCTGGCCCTGTTCGCCCTGGCCCTCGGCGGCTTCGGCATCGGGTCGAGCGAGTTCGTCTCGATGGGGCTGCTGCCCGGCATCGCCCACTCGCTCCTGCCGGGCCTCATGTCCGCCTCCCCCGAGGCCGGCATCGCCCAGGCGGGCCTGGCCATCAGCGCGTATGCGGCCGGTGTCGTCGTGGGCGCCCCCACGGTCGCGCTGCTCGCCGTGCGCATGAGCCGCACGAAGCTCATCGTGCTGCTGGCCGCCGCTCTGCTCGCGGGCACCGTCCTGTCGGCGCTCATGCCCACCTTCGAGCTGACCGTGCTCGCCCGCTTCATCGCCGGCATCCCGCACGGCGCCTACTTCGGCGTCGCCTCCCTCATCGCCGCCTCCCTCATGGGAGAGGGCAGCCAGGGCAAGGGCGTCGCACTCGCCCTGTCGGGCCTCACGGTCGCCAACCTCATCGGCGTCCCCCTCCTGACCGCCTTCGGCCAGGGACTCGGGTGGCGCATGAGCTACCTCATCATCGCCGCCGTCTTCATCGCGACGATCGCCCTGCTGAGCCTCAGCGTCCCGCCGCAGGAGCGGCCCGCCGAGCGCAGCATCCTCGAGGAGCTGAGCGCCTTCCGCTCCAAGCAGGTGTGGGCCGTGGCCGGCATCGCGGCGGTCGGCTTCTCCGGCAGCTTCGCGATCTACAGCTACATCGCCGACATCTCCCAGCACGTTGCGGGCACCACCGCCGCGTTCGTGCCCGTCGTGCTCGCGTGCGCGGGCCTCGGCATGACGCTCGGCAACCTGCTGGGCGGCTGGGCCTCCGACCGCTCGGGCACCCGCACCCTGCTGATCGGCTTCCCGGCGTACATCCTCGCGCTCGTCGCGCTGTTCCTGTTCGCCTCGTCGGCCCCGGGGCTGCTGGTCACGGTCTTCTTCGTCAACCTCGCCAACTCGATGGTGACGCCGGCCGTGCAGACCTGGCTGATCCGCGCCGCCGGCCGGTCCCAGGTGCTCGGCGCCTCGCTGAACCACGCGGCGTTCAACGTCGCCAACTCCCTGGGCGCGGCCCTCGGCGGCGCCGTGATCTCCGCGGGCCTGGGCTTCCGCGCCCCGGCCGTGGTCGCGATCTTCCTCGCCGCGTGCGGCTTCGCCATGGTGCTCACGACCCTCGGCGCCCAGCGTGCGCTCGTGAAGCGCCGTGCCCACGCCATGAGCAGGGTCGTCTCCCTCGACTCGCTGCGCGGCCTGGGCGGCGCGGGCGTCGGCGCGGTGCGCGGCCGTGAGGCCGACGCCCGACGCGGCGAGCGCCTCCACGCGACCACGGGGGCGATCCCCGCGATCACCGGGGCCATCCCCGTCACGACGGGCGCCCTCCCGGCCGTCTGCTGA